Proteins found in one Corynebacterium sanguinis genomic segment:
- a CDS encoding Mur ligase family protein, which produces MKRGPLSRLRSRAAVTAARLATTASRATGRGAGGMIGGLVAGAIDPTIMQSLSGERPAVLVTGTNGKSTTTRMLAGALAVSHTVATNDGGDNMDAGIISALLAGRNASHVVLEVDELHVPKVADRLAPQALVLLNLSRDQLDRVGEINKIERALRGAVNAHPDMTVIANCDDVLMTSVAYDHPNVVWVAAGAGWLGDSVTNPRSGGHVVQADGDWYGVEKLADGREFRRPEPAYWLEGATLHTPHGSTELKLSIPGRANLGNAAQAIAAAVEAFGVPFDKAVRATEAVDNVAGRYSSVHLGEREVHLLLAKNPAGWQEALSMVDRSADGLVIATNGQVADGEDLSWLWDVKFEDFEGLKVVAAGERGTDLAVRLLYAGIEHSLIHDPIDAIRACPPGRVEVLANYTAFRDLKKDLAKQEDYRG; this is translated from the coding sequence ATGAAAAGAGGCCCACTTTCCCGGCTGCGCTCGCGTGCCGCGGTCACCGCAGCCAGGCTAGCCACCACTGCCTCGCGGGCGACCGGCCGCGGGGCCGGCGGCATGATCGGCGGGCTCGTCGCCGGCGCGATCGACCCCACCATCATGCAATCGCTTTCCGGCGAACGCCCGGCGGTCCTGGTCACGGGCACCAACGGCAAGTCCACCACCACGCGGATGCTCGCCGGGGCACTCGCGGTAAGTCACACGGTGGCGACCAACGACGGCGGCGACAACATGGACGCCGGCATCATCTCTGCCCTACTCGCCGGCAGGAACGCGTCCCATGTCGTACTGGAGGTCGACGAGTTGCACGTGCCGAAGGTCGCGGATCGCCTTGCTCCGCAGGCGCTCGTCTTGCTCAACCTCTCGCGCGACCAGCTCGACCGGGTCGGCGAGATCAACAAAATCGAGCGTGCGCTTCGCGGGGCCGTGAACGCCCACCCGGACATGACGGTGATCGCCAACTGCGACGACGTCCTGATGACGTCCGTGGCCTACGATCACCCCAACGTGGTGTGGGTTGCTGCCGGGGCCGGCTGGCTGGGCGATTCGGTGACCAACCCGCGCTCCGGCGGCCACGTCGTGCAGGCCGACGGCGATTGGTACGGGGTAGAAAAGCTCGCCGACGGCCGCGAGTTCCGCCGCCCGGAGCCCGCCTATTGGCTAGAGGGCGCCACGCTGCACACCCCCCACGGCAGCACCGAACTGAAGCTGAGCATCCCCGGCCGGGCGAACCTGGGCAACGCCGCCCAGGCGATCGCTGCCGCCGTCGAGGCGTTCGGCGTGCCCTTTGACAAGGCCGTACGCGCCACAGAGGCCGTCGACAACGTGGCGGGCCGCTACTCCAGCGTCCACCTGGGCGAACGGGAGGTGCACCTGTTGCTGGCGAAGAACCCCGCCGGGTGGCAGGAGGCCTTAAGCATGGTCGACCGCAGCGCAGACGGGCTGGTGATCGCCACCAACGGCCAGGTCGCCGACGGAGAGGACCTCTCCTGGCTGTGGGACGTCAAGTTCGAGGACTTCGAGGGGCTCAAGGTGGTCGCCGCCGGCGAGCGCGGCACGGATCTTGCGGTGCGTTTGTTGTACGCAGGCATAGAGCATTCGCTGATCCACGACCCCATTGATGCGATCCGCGCCTGCCCCCCGGGGCGAGTAGAGGTCCTGGCCAACTACACCGCGTTTCGCGATCTGAAAAAGGACCTGGCTAAGCAGGAGGATTACCGTGGCTAG
- a CDS encoding type 1 glutamine amidotransferase, protein MARASKSVRIGLVLPDVLGTYGDDGNALVLRQRARMRGMSAEVERIGLDDAIPDDCDIYTIGGGEDSAQVIAAARLAASPGLQSAAADGRPIFAVCAGMQVLGRTFTAHGDTVDGLGLIDVTTSPMRTRAIGEVSSTPTRAGITAGLTETLTGFENHMGGTTLGPEAEALGTAKRGVGNAEETNVEGVVQGSVIATYMHGPALARNPQLADLLLAYALGIPMGDLEPLELAEIDRLRLERLR, encoded by the coding sequence GTGGCTAGAGCGTCGAAAAGCGTGCGCATCGGATTGGTCTTGCCGGACGTGCTGGGCACCTACGGCGACGACGGCAACGCGCTGGTGCTGCGCCAGCGCGCGCGGATGCGCGGGATGAGCGCCGAGGTCGAGCGGATCGGGCTTGACGACGCCATCCCCGACGACTGCGACATCTACACCATCGGCGGCGGCGAGGACTCCGCCCAGGTCATCGCCGCCGCACGGCTTGCCGCCTCGCCGGGGCTGCAGTCCGCCGCGGCAGATGGCCGCCCCATCTTCGCGGTCTGCGCGGGCATGCAGGTGCTCGGCCGCACCTTTACCGCCCACGGCGATACCGTCGATGGCCTCGGGCTTATCGACGTCACCACCTCCCCCATGCGCACCCGTGCGATCGGGGAGGTCTCCTCAACCCCCACCCGTGCCGGAATCACCGCTGGTTTAACGGAGACACTGACGGGGTTCGAAAACCACATGGGCGGCACGACCCTTGGGCCCGAGGCCGAAGCCCTGGGTACCGCCAAGCGCGGCGTGGGCAATGCCGAGGAGACCAACGTCGAGGGCGTTGTGCAGGGAAGCGTGATCGCCACCTACATGCACGGGCCCGCGCTGGCACGCAATCCGCAGCTGGCGGACCTTTTGCTGGCCTACGCACTCGGGATCCCGATGGGCGATTTGGAGCCGTTGGAGCTCGCCGAGATCGACCGGCTGCGCCTCGAGCGCCTGCGCTAG
- the leuA gene encoding 2-isopropylmalate synthase, with translation MSPLNPQFSAPNDIRTPSGPRREGQPAWNKQRGSHMPVKRYLPFAQEVEDIILPDRTWPDKKITSAPQWCAVDLRDGNQALIDPMSPERKRRMFNLLVQMGYKEIEVGFPSASQTDFDFVREIIENDMIPEDVTIQVLVQAREHLIRRTFEACAGAKNVIVHFYNSTSKLQREVVFRKDRPEIKKLATDAAELIKTIAADYPDTHWRWEYSPESYTGTELDFALEVCDAVVDIMGATPDNPMIINLPSTVEMITPNVYADSIEWMHRNFAKRDSIILSLHPHNDRGEGVAAAELGYLAGADRIEGCLFGNGERTGNVDLVTLGLNMLTQGVDPQIDFSDINRIREIVEYCNQLRVPERHPYGGDLVFTAFSGSHQDAVNKGLDALAQKVRPGASSTDVRWEELRETVWEVPYLPIDPKDVGRTYEAVIRVNSQSGKGGVAYIMKTDHGINMPKPMQPEFSAIVQNITDTEGGEVNSKNMWDIFAATYLDLDSPLDLVSYEVTGAVNEDEDSSIEVDVDYGGERHSLRGSGNGPVAAFAQALESIGIDFEVQDYTQRSRSAGDDADAACYIRAEVNGATVWGVGIAGSTTRASLKAIVSAVNRGLTAAPTGGV, from the coding sequence ATGAGCCCCCTGAACCCCCAATTTAGCGCCCCGAACGACATCCGCACCCCCTCCGGGCCCCGCCGGGAGGGACAGCCCGCCTGGAACAAGCAGCGCGGCTCCCACATGCCGGTGAAGCGCTACCTGCCGTTTGCCCAAGAGGTGGAGGACATCATCCTGCCGGACCGCACGTGGCCCGACAAGAAGATCACGTCAGCGCCGCAGTGGTGCGCCGTGGACCTGCGCGACGGCAACCAGGCGCTGATCGACCCGATGAGCCCCGAGCGCAAGCGCCGCATGTTCAACCTGCTCGTGCAGATGGGCTACAAGGAGATCGAGGTCGGCTTCCCCTCGGCGTCGCAGACGGACTTCGACTTCGTGCGAGAGATCATCGAGAACGACATGATCCCCGAGGATGTCACCATCCAGGTTCTGGTCCAGGCGCGCGAGCACCTGATCCGCCGCACCTTCGAGGCCTGCGCGGGAGCCAAGAACGTCATCGTGCATTTCTACAACTCCACCTCCAAACTGCAGCGCGAGGTGGTGTTCCGCAAAGACCGCCCGGAGATCAAGAAGCTGGCCACCGACGCTGCCGAGCTGATCAAGACCATTGCCGCCGACTACCCCGACACGCACTGGCGCTGGGAGTACTCGCCGGAGTCCTACACCGGCACCGAACTGGACTTCGCGCTGGAGGTCTGCGACGCCGTAGTCGACATCATGGGCGCCACCCCGGATAACCCGATGATCATCAACCTGCCGTCCACGGTGGAGATGATCACCCCGAATGTCTACGCCGACTCCATCGAGTGGATGCACCGCAACTTTGCCAAGCGCGACTCCATCATCCTGTCCCTGCACCCGCACAACGACCGCGGCGAGGGCGTCGCGGCTGCCGAGCTGGGCTACCTCGCCGGTGCGGACCGCATCGAGGGCTGCCTGTTCGGCAACGGCGAGCGCACCGGCAACGTCGACCTGGTCACCCTGGGCCTGAACATGCTCACCCAGGGTGTTGACCCGCAGATCGACTTCTCCGACATCAACCGCATCCGCGAGATCGTGGAGTACTGCAACCAGCTGCGCGTTCCCGAGCGCCACCCCTATGGCGGCGACCTCGTGTTCACGGCGTTCTCCGGCTCCCACCAGGACGCCGTGAACAAGGGCCTCGACGCACTGGCGCAGAAGGTGCGCCCCGGGGCGTCGTCCACCGACGTGCGCTGGGAGGAGCTGCGCGAGACCGTGTGGGAGGTGCCGTACCTGCCGATCGACCCCAAGGACGTCGGCCGCACCTACGAGGCCGTGATCCGCGTCAACTCCCAGTCCGGCAAGGGCGGGGTGGCCTATATCATGAAGACGGACCACGGCATCAACATGCCCAAGCCGATGCAGCCGGAGTTCTCCGCCATCGTCCAGAACATCACTGACACCGAAGGTGGCGAAGTCAACTCCAAGAACATGTGGGACATCTTCGCCGCAACCTACCTGGACCTGGATTCGCCGCTGGACTTGGTCAGCTACGAGGTCACCGGCGCGGTTAACGAGGACGAGGACTCTTCCATCGAGGTCGACGTGGACTACGGCGGCGAACGCCACTCACTGCGCGGATCCGGCAACGGCCCCGTCGCCGCGTTCGCGCAAGCCCTGGAATCCATCGGCATTGACTTCGAGGTCCAGGACTACACCCAGCGCTCGCGCTCGGCCGGTGACGACGCCGACGCCGCCTGCTACATCCGCGCAGAGGTCAACGGCGCGACCGTGTGGGGTGTGGGTATCGCGGGCTCGACCACTCGGGCGTCACTGAAGGCGATTGTCTCGGCGGTCAACCGCGGCCTGACCGCCGCGCCGACCGGCGGGGTGTAA
- a CDS encoding DMT family transporter, whose product MPVHNNALAVSFALLSAVTIAVGTVWRHHILRAGLHHTEANSSPLGAMRRPQWWLSILLAFVAYGLQAVALAFGSLLVVQPILVLSLMFTLVLAARVERRPMEPAETLWAFVLTACVGVVVVLGRPLPGERLAPAWEWAAAIGAGVVACATIFAIAYRRSPAAQALLYGIVCGAVFGYLAVFSKVAVDAFAAGGLPAMLATWQFWAMVATSLIGTVVQQYAFGAGVLSRSLPAMKIVEPLIALFLGLSILGENLQVDSALGWAVMGASIGGMLVATGMLARKPVT is encoded by the coding sequence ATGCCCGTGCATAACAACGCCCTCGCCGTCTCCTTCGCGCTTCTGTCCGCGGTGACGATTGCGGTGGGCACCGTCTGGCGCCACCACATCTTGCGGGCGGGCCTCCATCACACGGAGGCAAACAGTTCTCCTTTGGGCGCGATGCGCCGCCCGCAGTGGTGGCTGTCGATACTGCTCGCCTTTGTGGCCTACGGCCTGCAGGCCGTCGCGCTGGCGTTCGGGTCACTGCTGGTGGTGCAGCCGATTTTGGTGCTGTCGCTGATGTTCACGCTCGTTCTCGCCGCGCGCGTCGAGCGCCGGCCGATGGAGCCAGCGGAGACGTTGTGGGCCTTCGTACTCACCGCCTGCGTCGGTGTCGTTGTCGTCCTCGGCCGCCCGCTGCCGGGCGAGCGCCTGGCCCCCGCCTGGGAGTGGGCGGCGGCCATCGGCGCTGGTGTCGTCGCGTGCGCCACCATCTTCGCCATTGCTTATCGACGCTCCCCTGCAGCCCAGGCCCTTCTCTACGGCATCGTCTGTGGCGCCGTCTTCGGCTACCTCGCCGTGTTTTCCAAGGTGGCGGTGGACGCCTTCGCCGCCGGCGGGTTGCCCGCAATGCTGGCCACGTGGCAGTTTTGGGCGATGGTCGCCACCTCGCTGATCGGCACGGTCGTGCAGCAATACGCTTTCGGCGCCGGGGTGCTCTCGCGCTCGCTGCCCGCCATGAAGATTGTCGAACCCCTCATCGCGCTTTTCCTCGGCTTGTCCATCCTGGGCGAAAACCTGCAGGTGGATTCAGCTTTGGGGTGGGCTGTGATGGGGGCGTCGATAGGCGGCATGCTCGTGGCCACCGGCATGCTGGCGCGCAAACCGGTGACGTAG
- a CDS encoding DNA polymerase III subunit epsilon (3'-5' exonuclease of DNA polymerase III): protein MPDNFPYVAVSVVTTGIHPSTGRLLTIDAVTFDDDGAIGEEFHSVFSTGSDPGPRHNHGLEPGDFAQAPRFSRHLKTLDRLIDDRTLVLHDAPLAWGFIVSEARRAMTAAARANRSRAKRGGRRRQRVGHVPRPGAIVDTLASARRQGEIPLDIRPAAVARLIGVSAEDPVASVERALRTEEDTSREQTLLLKDLFFALRERGGLAQVAPDDLVSDRFGLQRSIVRVDAENDAAVSDNPGPYTVSGGLKKGMEIVVTDDVAVDPDEIISAALDHGLSYVEKLSRQTSLVVSDAKATGTPLLGKAMHADRKGIPVLSAEQFQRAVARLD from the coding sequence GTGCCGGATAATTTCCCGTACGTGGCGGTCAGTGTTGTCACCACGGGCATTCACCCCTCGACCGGCCGGCTGCTCACGATCGACGCCGTCACCTTCGATGACGACGGCGCGATCGGCGAGGAGTTTCACTCGGTCTTTAGCACCGGCTCCGATCCGGGCCCGCGCCACAACCATGGGCTTGAGCCGGGTGACTTCGCTCAAGCGCCGCGCTTTTCTCGGCACTTGAAGACGCTGGACCGGCTTATCGACGATCGCACGCTCGTGCTTCATGACGCCCCCCTGGCGTGGGGGTTCATCGTCTCTGAGGCCCGGCGCGCGATGACCGCCGCCGCCCGGGCCAACCGGTCGCGCGCGAAGCGCGGCGGCAGGCGACGCCAGCGCGTCGGGCATGTGCCGCGTCCGGGCGCGATTGTGGACACGCTGGCGAGTGCGCGTCGTCAAGGCGAAATCCCGCTCGATATCCGCCCCGCCGCTGTAGCGCGGCTGATCGGGGTGAGTGCCGAGGACCCTGTGGCCTCGGTTGAGCGGGCGCTGCGCACGGAGGAAGACACCTCGCGCGAGCAGACGCTGCTGCTCAAGGATTTGTTCTTCGCGCTGCGCGAGCGTGGGGGGCTGGCGCAGGTGGCGCCGGACGACCTCGTCTCCGATCGCTTCGGGCTGCAGCGCTCGATCGTGCGTGTCGACGCCGAAAACGACGCGGCAGTTTCCGACAACCCCGGGCCGTACACCGTCTCCGGCGGATTGAAGAAGGGCATGGAGATCGTCGTCACCGATGACGTCGCGGTGGACCCGGACGAGATCATCTCCGCAGCCCTCGACCACGGCTTAAGCTACGTGGAAAAACTCTCTCGCCAAACCTCGCTCGTGGTCTCGGACGCCAAGGCCACGGGCACGCCGCTGCTCGGCAAAGCGATGCACGCCGACCGCAAGGGCATCCCGGTGTTATCCGCCGAGCAGTTCCAGCGCGCCGTGGCGCGCCTGGATTAG